In Microcella indica, the genomic window CCTCACGGGCGATCCCCGCTCGGGCGTCGCTGAGGACCACATCAGACTGGATTGGAAGCCCGTCACGATCACGCACTACCAGCCCATGGAGAGGAAGTACTGATGGCGACCGCCGCCCCCGAAGCTCCCGCAGCGGACTCTGCCGCCGTGCAGGCCTTCACCGTCACGCTCATCGTGCGCCGGTTCAACCCGGAGCAGGACACCGAGCCGTACTGGCAGGACTTCGACGTCGAGATGTATTCGACCGACCGCGTGCTCGACGCCCTCCACAAGATCAAGTGGGATCAGGACGGCACGCTCGCCTTCCGGCGCTCGTGCGCCCATGGCATCTGCGGCTCCGACGCCATGCGCATCAACGGCCGCAACCGTCTCGCGTGCAAGACCCTCATCAAAGATCTCGACATCACGAAGCCGATCTACGTCGAGGCGATCAAGGGCCTTCCGCTCGAGAAGGACCTCATCGTCGACATGGAGCCTTTCTTCGAGTCGTACCGCCAGGTGCAGCCGTTCCTCGTCGCGGGCTCCAAGCCCGAGAAGGAGCGCCTGCAGTCGATCGAGGAGCGCGCGCGCTTCGACGACACGACCAAGTGCATCCTGTGCGCGGCGTGCACCTCGTCGTGCCCGGTGTTCTGGACCGACGGGCAGTACTTCGGGCCCGCCGCGATCGTGAACGCCCACCGCTTCATCTTCGACAGCCGCGACGAGGCCGCGCAGGTGCGCCTCGACATCCTCAACGACAAGGAGGGCGTCTGGCGCTGCCGCACGACCTTCAACTGCACCGAGGCCTGCCCGCGCGGCATCGAGGTCACGAAGGCCATCGCCGAGGTCAAGCAGGCGATCCTCAAGGGCACCCCGTAGAGTTCGCCGATGCCGCGGAACCCCACGCCTCCCGAACGTGAGAACGAGGATCCCCCGTCGGTGAAGGATCGCGCGATGGGTCTCGTGACGACCGTCCTGCAGTCCCGGCCGGTGCGCGTCGTTCAGCACTACACCGCGAAGCGCGGCCCCATCCTCGGCTCCGGGCTCGCCTTCCAGGCGATCTTCGCCGTCTTCGCGGCACTGTGGATCGGCTTCGCCGTCGCGGGTCTCGTGATCGCGACGAACATCGGCCTGCGCGACTCGCTCATCGATGTGCTCGCCCAGACGGTGCCGGGACTCATCACGACCGACGGCGAGGACGGCATCGTCGACCCCGCGGATCTGCTCGCAGCGAGCGTGGACGCCTTCAGCTGGCAGGGCGCGATCGCGGCCGTGGTCCTGCTCCTCGCGGCACTCAACTGGCTCGCCTCGGCGCGAGAGGCCGTGCGCTCGATCTTCGATCTGCCGCTCCTGGACCAGAATGTGCTGCTGCTCAAGGTGAAGGACCTGGGTCTCGCGGTCGCCTTCGGCGCCCTGCTGGTGCTCTCGGCGGTGCTCTCCGTCGTGAGCACGCTGGCTCTCGATGCGGTGCTCGAGTGGATCGGCATCCGCGACTCGACGACGAGCACCGTCGTCGGCCGCATCATCACCCTCGGCGTCATGTTCCTGCTCGACGCGGTCGTGCTCGCCGCGCTGTACCGGGTGCTCGCGGGCGTGCGTATCCCGCTGCGCAGGCTGCGGCAGGGTGCCCTGATCGGCGCCGTCGCCCTGGGCGGCCTCAAGGTGCTGGGTAACAGCCTGCTGGGCGGCGCGAGCAACAACCCGCTCATCGCGAGCTTCGCGGTCTTCATCGGTCTTCTCATCTGGTTCAACCTGGTGTGCCAGGTCGTGCTCGCGGCGGCCGCGTGGGTCGCGGTCGGCATCAAGGACGACCGCATCGTGCTCGACGAGGACTACCTGCAGACCCGCCTGAACCAGGCGCGCGAGCTGCTCGAGTACTACGACCCGCAGCCGGAGGACCCGCCGGGCTTCTGGCAGCGCGTGAAGGGCCGCTTCTCACGCTCGTGAGGGCCCGTCGGCCGGTCTCGCACGTCTGGTGTGCTTCGTAGACTGGAGGCATGACTTCACCGGTGCGCATCGCGAGCGTCAACGTCAACGGAGTGCGCGCCGCGTACCGCAAGGGCATGGGCGACTGGCTGGATGCCCGGGGCGTCGACATCCTCGCTCTCCAAGAGGTTCGTGCCTCGACCGACGACGTCACCGGCCTCCTGGGCGACGACTGGTTCGTGCTGCACGACGCCGCCACGGCGAAGGGCCGCGCGGGCGTCGCGCTCGCCGCCCGCCGCGAGTTCGGCGCCCACCGCGTAGCGCTCGGCGACGACGACTTCGACAGTGCCGGGCGCTGGCTCGAGGCCGACCTCGACGTGGGCGGCACGACCCTCACGGTCGTGTCGACCTACGTGCACTCGGGCGAGGTCGACACCCCCAAGCAGATCGAGAAGTACCGCTTCCTCGACGCCATGGAGGCTCGACTGCCCGAGCTCGCCGCGCACAGCCGGTACGCACTCGTCGTCGGCGACCTCAACGTCGGCCACCGCGAGTTCGACATCAGGAACTGGCGCGGCAACCGCAAGAATGCGGGCTTCCTGCCGCGCGAGCGCGCCTACTTCGACCGCTTCTTCGGGCCGGAAGGCTCGACCGTGGAAGGCGTCGACGGCTCGACCGGCCCCGGGCTCGGCTGGGTCGACGTCGGCCGCCGCTGGGCGGGCGAGGTCGACGGGCCGTACACCTGGTGGTCGCAGCGCGGCCAGGCCTTCGACAACGACACCGGGTGGCGGATCGACTACCACGTCGCGACACCGGCGCTCGCGGAGACCGTGCAGTCGTACGCCGTCGACCGTGCCGCCTCGTGGGACACGCGGTGGAGCGACCACGCGCCCGTGGTGGTGGACTACGCGCTTCCGTGAAGTACTGCTCGAGCATCCCTGGAAGAATGAGGGCATGAGCCTCCCCCGCCTGTTCTCGGGCATGCAGCCCTCCGCCGCTAGCCTGCACCTCGGCAACTACGCGGGAGCCCTGCTGCAGTGGCGCGACCTGCAGGCGACCCACGATGCGATCTTCTGCGTCGTCGACCTGCACGCCATCACCGTGCCGCAAGACCCCGCCGAGCTGCGCGAGCGCACGCGCCGCACGGCCGCCCAGTACATTGCCGCGGGCATCGACCCCGAGCACTCGACCCTGTTCGTGCAGTCGCACGTGCGCGCACACGCCGAGCTGGCCTGGGTGCTCAACACCATCACGGGGTACGGCGAGGCCTCGCGCATGACGCAATTCAAAGACAAGTCGGCGAAGGGCGGCGCCGATGCCTCGTCGGTCGGCCTGTTCACCTATCCGATTTTGCAGGCGGCCGACGTGCTGCTCTACGACACCGACGTCGTGCCCGTGGGCGAAGACCAGCGGCAGCACATCGAGCTCACGCGCGATCTGGCTGGGCGCTTCAATGCACGGTTCGGCGAGACGCTGCGGGTGCCCCAGGTGCGCATTCTGAAGGAGACCGCGAAGATCTACGACCTGCAGAACCCGGGGGCAAAGATGTCGAAGTCGGGTGAGAGCCCGGCCGGAATCCTGTGGCTTCTCGACGACGACAAAGCCCTCACCAAGAAGATCAAGTCGGCCGTCACCGACTCGGAAGGGATCGTGCGGTTCGACCCGGCGTCCAAACCGGGGGTGTCAAACCTGCTATCGATCCTCGCGATCGTCTCGGGGCGTTCGGTCGCGTCCGTCGAGGGTGACTTCGACGGGCTGCAGTACGGCGCGCTGAAGGGTGCCGTCGCCGACGCCGTGGTCGCCGCGTTCGCACCGATCCGCGAACGCACGCTCGAGCTGCTCGACGACCCTGCCGAGCTTGACCGCCTGCTCGCCGTCAATGCCGCGCGCGCCGAGAGCGTCGCCGACGCGACCCTGCGCCGCGTGTACGACGCGGTCGGCTTCCTACCGCGCGCGTGATGGTGCCGACCACGCTCACACTGCAGACCTCGCGGTTCGTGCTGAGTGCCCCACGTGACTCCGACGTCGACGCGATCCACGCCGCGTGCCAGGACCCCGAGCTGCAGCAGTACACGACGGTTCCGCTGCCGTACACGGTCGACGAGGCGCGAAAGTTCGCGACCAAGTACGCGCCCCAGGCCTGGCGCGACGGCACCGAGTACGTGTTCGGCATCCGGCCAGATGACACATCCCCGCTCATTGGGGTCATCTCGTGGCAACGCGAACGGGGCTTCGTCGGTTACTGGCTCGACTCTCGTCATCGGGGCACCGGGATCATGACGGAGGCGCTACGCAGTCTCAGTGAGTGGATCCTGAGCCAGGACGGGGTCGACATCGTGCGGTGGGAGGCCCACGCGGGCAACGTCCGGTCGGCCATCGTGGCGCAGCGGGCCGGGTTTCGCTGGTCGGGTGAGCGACCCTGCGTCGTCACCGACTGGGAAGGGCAGCACCCGTGGGGATGGCATGCCACTCTGCGGCACGAGCATCTCGGCTCGGTGCAGCCGGCGGCCGACTGGCCGGTGCTCACGTGAGCACGACTACGGGCACCCGGGTCGTGCTGTTCGACCTGGATGACACGCTCATGGCGCACACGCGCGCTGTCGACCTCGCGATCGCGCGGGCGCAGCTAGTGGCCGGCGGCAACTTCGGTGCCGATGATCCCGCGGTCGTGCAGGCACGCTGGCGCGAGCTCGAAGAGCACCACTACGCGCGCTACCTGAGTGGCGAGCTCGACTATCTGGGGCAGCGCGTGCACCGCGCGCGCGATCTGCATGCCCCGTACGGCATCCACCTCGACGACGAGGCCGCGCTGCAGTGGTTCGCTGAGTACCTGCACGGCTATCGCGACAACTGGACTCTCTTCGACGACGTGCTGCCAGCACTCGACGCGCTCGAGACGGCCATCGACGGGGTGCGGTTCGGCATCATCACCAACGGCGACCTCGCCTTCCAGACCGACAAGCTGGAGCGCATCGCGCTGTGGCAGCGGCTCGGGCTGCACTCCGGCCACGGCCAACTGATCGCCAGCGGAGCCCTCGGCGTCACCAAGCCCGACCCTGCCATCTTCGCGGCCGCGGCCGCCGCCTTCGACGCACCGGCCGCGGCGTGCGCCTACCTGGGCGATCGAGTGCGCACCGATGCGATCGGGGCGCACGAGGCCGGGATGCTCGGCATCTGGCTCGACCGCGGCCGCGATCGCAATGAGACAACCTCTGAGTCGCACGTCGACCGGCCGGCGGGCGTGCCGCGCATCCGGAGCCTGCGCGAGCTGCCCGCCCTGCTCGCCCCCTGACCGCGCCTCATCTGCCACCCCACCGTCCCAACTCCCCGCGCACCGCCTGCGCCGCGTGTTCGCAATTCAGTCCAGAGCAGCTCAGCCCCCGGCAGGCGGTCGAGGCAGGCAGCCCTGGCCTGAATTGCGAACACGCGCTCTCCGAAGCGCATACGCGTGGCTCCATCTGTCACGACGCGCGGGACGCGCGCAGCGCCGCGCGCACCGCCTCGACCACCTGTCGCCGAGAGTGCATCGCCTGCTCGTACGACACACGGACAACCCAGCGACGGCGGCGCACGAGCTGCAGGTCACGGCCGTAGTCCCGAGTTACCGCGTCGACGGTCGAGTGCCACGCCGCACTATCGACCTCGACGACAATGCGACCCTCGACGAGGAGATCGACGCGCCCCACCCCCGGGAACAACACCTGCGGAACAACTCTCAGTCCAGCGTCGACGAGGGCGAGACGCACGAGCGACTCCGTCCCGGACTCGGCACGAGCATCGATACGGTCGAAGACTCGTCGCTGTCGCGATGTCACCTGAACAGCAAGCTGCTCGAGGTTCTGCCGCTCGATCACTCCCTGGTGCAGTGCGCTGTCGAGCACAGCGATCGCGATAGCCCTCGGTTGGCAGCGAACGACCTGGATCAGGGCATCCAGCACACCCACGCGCCAGCTCTCACATTGGTCCGACTCGAGGAGCGGGCGCCAATGGCGTCGCAACTCGTGATGCGCCTCACCGACGGCTGTGCGCCCGCTCAACCGGAGCGCCCTCAGGCGGGCGGCGTTGGGCTTCAACCACACGTGCACGAGCCGCCGGTCGGGAGTCCAGATGCCGTACGTCTCCACTGCCGTAACGCACGCGGCCGGACCACCAACATGCAGAGCCGCCACGACTCCGCGCGCGGTGTGCGCGGGTACGTACAGTCCCCTGCGCGGGCGCACGAGAGTGCCCCGGGCAACGGCCGCCGCGAGCTGTCGAGGCGTGAGCCCGTGCGCAAGGAGCTGGCGCCTCGTGAGGCAGATTGTCGCGTGTCTCGAGAACGGGGTGAGCGCATCCATCGTTGCAGTGAAGCGGCAGCCGGCCGCACATTACGCGGCCGCACGACAACTGTGGAGAACGCAAGGTCAGGTCGAACTGGGGCGGGGCATCCGGTTCGTAAATCAGGCCAGGGATGCGCGGCTCACCCATTCAGCGGGGGCCAAGCTGCTCTGGCCTGAGTTGCGAACACGCGCGGCGCCAGAGCGGAGCGGAGCGCGGCGAGCGCGGCGCTCGTGTTCGTAAATCAGGCCAGGGATGCGCGGCTCACCCATTCAGCGGGGGCCAAGCTGCTCTGGCCTGAGTTGCGAACACGCGCGGCGCCAGAGCGGAGCGGAGCGCGGCGAGCGCGGCGCTCGCCTGCCGACGTGCCGGCTACGCCTCGCTGTCGTCGTCGACCCAGTCGAAGGTGCGGGTGACCGCCTTCTTCCACAGGCGCAGGCGGCGCTCGCGCTCCTCCTCGCTCATGCGCGGCTCCCAGCGCGCGTCCTCGCGCCAGAGCGCTCGTAGCTCGTCGCGCGACTCCCAGAAGCCCACGGCGAGCCCGGCAGCGTAGGCGGCGCCCAGTGCGGTCGTCTCGGCCACAGCGGGCCGAACGACGGGGATGCCGAGGATGTCGGCCTGGAACTGCATGAGCAGCTCGTTGGCAGTCATCCCACCATCGACCTTGAGCTCGGCGATCGGAACATCCGTGCCGGCGTCGGCTGCGTCGAGTACCTCGCGCGACTGGAAGGCCGTCGACTCGAGTGCGGCCCGGGCGAGGTGCGCCTTCGTGACGTAGCGGGTGAGGCCCACGATCGCGCCGCGGGCATCGGGCCGCCAGTAGGGCGCGAAGAGCCCGGAGAACGCGGGCACGATGTACGCGCCCCCGTTGTCGTCGACCGAGAGCGCGAGCCTCTCCACCTCGGGCGCCGAGGAGATGAGCCCGAGGTTGTCACGCAGCCACTGCACGAGCGAGCCGGTCACGGCGATCGAGCCTTCGAGCGCGTAGCGCGGAGCCTCGTCGCCGAGACGGTACGCGACGGTTGTGATGAGCCCGTGCTCGCTGCGCACGATCTCCT contains:
- a CDS encoding exodeoxyribonuclease III translates to MTSPVRIASVNVNGVRAAYRKGMGDWLDARGVDILALQEVRASTDDVTGLLGDDWFVLHDAATAKGRAGVALAARREFGAHRVALGDDDFDSAGRWLEADLDVGGTTLTVVSTYVHSGEVDTPKQIEKYRFLDAMEARLPELAAHSRYALVVGDLNVGHREFDIRNWRGNRKNAGFLPRERAYFDRFFGPEGSTVEGVDGSTGPGLGWVDVGRRWAGEVDGPYTWWSQRGQAFDNDTGWRIDYHVATPALAETVQSYAVDRAASWDTRWSDHAPVVVDYALP
- a CDS encoding succinate dehydrogenase iron-sulfur subunit encodes the protein MATAAPEAPAADSAAVQAFTVTLIVRRFNPEQDTEPYWQDFDVEMYSTDRVLDALHKIKWDQDGTLAFRRSCAHGICGSDAMRINGRNRLACKTLIKDLDITKPIYVEAIKGLPLEKDLIVDMEPFFESYRQVQPFLVAGSKPEKERLQSIEERARFDDTTKCILCAACTSSCPVFWTDGQYFGPAAIVNAHRFIFDSRDEAAQVRLDILNDKEGVWRCRTTFNCTEACPRGIEVTKAIAEVKQAILKGTP
- a CDS encoding HAD family hydrolase, giving the protein MSTTTGTRVVLFDLDDTLMAHTRAVDLAIARAQLVAGGNFGADDPAVVQARWRELEEHHYARYLSGELDYLGQRVHRARDLHAPYGIHLDDEAALQWFAEYLHGYRDNWTLFDDVLPALDALETAIDGVRFGIITNGDLAFQTDKLERIALWQRLGLHSGHGQLIASGALGVTKPDPAIFAAAAAAFDAPAAACAYLGDRVRTDAIGAHEAGMLGIWLDRGRDRNETTSESHVDRPAGVPRIRSLRELPALLAP
- a CDS encoding GNAT family N-acetyltransferase, which produces MVPTTLTLQTSRFVLSAPRDSDVDAIHAACQDPELQQYTTVPLPYTVDEARKFATKYAPQAWRDGTEYVFGIRPDDTSPLIGVISWQRERGFVGYWLDSRHRGTGIMTEALRSLSEWILSQDGVDIVRWEAHAGNVRSAIVAQRAGFRWSGERPCVVTDWEGQHPWGWHATLRHEHLGSVQPAADWPVLT
- a CDS encoding YihY/virulence factor BrkB family protein is translated as MGLVTTVLQSRPVRVVQHYTAKRGPILGSGLAFQAIFAVFAALWIGFAVAGLVIATNIGLRDSLIDVLAQTVPGLITTDGEDGIVDPADLLAASVDAFSWQGAIAAVVLLLAALNWLASAREAVRSIFDLPLLDQNVLLLKVKDLGLAVAFGALLVLSAVLSVVSTLALDAVLEWIGIRDSTTSTVVGRIITLGVMFLLDAVVLAALYRVLAGVRIPLRRLRQGALIGAVALGGLKVLGNSLLGGASNNPLIASFAVFIGLLIWFNLVCQVVLAAAAWVAVGIKDDRIVLDEDYLQTRLNQARELLEYYDPQPEDPPGFWQRVKGRFSRS
- the trpS gene encoding tryptophan--tRNA ligase, with protein sequence MSLPRLFSGMQPSAASLHLGNYAGALLQWRDLQATHDAIFCVVDLHAITVPQDPAELRERTRRTAAQYIAAGIDPEHSTLFVQSHVRAHAELAWVLNTITGYGEASRMTQFKDKSAKGGADASSVGLFTYPILQAADVLLYDTDVVPVGEDQRQHIELTRDLAGRFNARFGETLRVPQVRILKETAKIYDLQNPGAKMSKSGESPAGILWLLDDDKALTKKIKSAVTDSEGIVRFDPASKPGVSNLLSILAIVSGRSVASVEGDFDGLQYGALKGAVADAVVAAFAPIRERTLELLDDPAELDRLLAVNAARAESVADATLRRVYDAVGFLPRA